Proteins from a genomic interval of Polaribacter sp. Q13:
- a CDS encoding DUF4377 domain-containing protein, protein MKLKAFFLLLFFTIISCEHNNDDDLNYKTLIIASTKVDCVGVDPQKCLLIREVDKQNWEYFYDSIIGFNYEEGFEFEILISEEEIENSLQDASSIKTTLIKVISKIEKTSENLPN, encoded by the coding sequence ATGAAGTTAAAAGCATTTTTTTTACTCTTATTTTTTACAATTATTTCTTGTGAACATAATAATGATGATGATTTAAATTATAAAACATTAATTATTGCATCTACAAAAGTGGATTGTGTTGGTGTTGATCCTCAAAAATGTTTGTTAATAAGAGAAGTAGATAAACAAAACTGGGAATATTTTTATGACTCAATAATTGGTTTTAATTATGAAGAAGGTTTTGAATTTGAAATTTTAATATCAGAAGAAGAAATAGAAAATTCACTACAAGATGCATCATCTATAAAAACTACCTTAATTAAGGTGATTTCAAAAATTGAAAAAACATCAGAAAATTTACCAAACTAA